One part of the Mariniflexile litorale genome encodes these proteins:
- the ftsH gene encoding ATP-dependent zinc metalloprotease FtsH gives MANDKKNIKENKPKFSPYWIYGILIALFLGFQLFSNNSYQDGSATTPSEFFKFLEAGDIAQVDIIKNTRVAKVYLTSEAEAKEMHKKSKPTSFLPSATKLPNYRFEFGDLQNFENQLNEVAKDLPSKPIIKFDTETDNWGNLLMSILPFILLIGVWIFIMRRMSGGAGGGAGGQIFNIGKSKAKLFDQNTEVKTTFKDVAGLEGAKEEVQEIVDFLKFPEKYTSLGGKIPKGALLVGPPGTGKTLLARAVAGEAKVPFFSLSGSDFVEMFVGVGASRVRDLFKQAKEKSPSIIFIDEIDAIGRARGKNAMSGSNDERENTLNQLLTEMDGFGTNTNVIVLAATNRADILDTALMRAGRFDRQIYVDLPDVRERKEIFEVHLRPLKKDDNLDLDFLSKQTPGFSGADIANVCNEAALIAARNGKKSVDKQDFLDAVDRIIGGLEKKNKIITPSEKRAVAFHEAGHAVVSWMLEHAAPLVKVTIVPRGRSLGAAWYLPEERLIVHPEQMLDEMCAALGGRAAEKVIFNKISTGALSDLEKVTKQARAMVTIYGLSEKIGNLTYYDSSGQNEYGFTKPYSEQTAELIDKEISDIIEKQYQRAIELLENNRDKLTELAEVLLEKEVIFKDNLEKIFGKRAFEKEDVEK, from the coding sequence ATGGCAAACGATAAAAAAAATATAAAAGAGAACAAACCCAAATTCAGTCCATACTGGATTTATGGTATTTTAATAGCCCTTTTTTTAGGGTTTCAATTATTTAGCAACAACTCATACCAAGATGGAAGTGCGACAACACCTTCTGAATTTTTTAAATTTTTAGAAGCTGGAGATATTGCTCAAGTTGATATTATAAAAAACACACGTGTAGCTAAAGTTTATTTAACTTCCGAAGCAGAGGCTAAGGAGATGCATAAAAAATCGAAGCCTACGTCTTTTTTACCATCGGCAACTAAATTACCAAACTATAGGTTTGAATTTGGTGATCTTCAAAATTTTGAAAACCAATTAAATGAAGTTGCTAAAGACTTACCTAGCAAGCCTATTATAAAATTTGATACCGAAACTGATAATTGGGGCAATCTTTTAATGAGTATTCTGCCTTTTATTTTACTTATTGGTGTGTGGATTTTCATTATGCGACGTATGTCGGGTGGTGCTGGTGGAGGTGCTGGTGGACAAATTTTCAATATAGGAAAATCTAAAGCTAAACTTTTCGATCAAAATACAGAAGTTAAAACAACTTTTAAGGATGTTGCTGGTTTAGAAGGTGCCAAAGAAGAAGTTCAAGAAATAGTTGATTTTCTTAAATTTCCAGAAAAGTATACCTCTTTAGGGGGTAAAATACCAAAAGGAGCACTACTTGTAGGCCCTCCTGGAACAGGAAAAACCTTATTAGCTAGAGCCGTTGCTGGTGAAGCTAAAGTGCCTTTCTTTTCTTTATCTGGTTCCGATTTTGTTGAGATGTTTGTAGGTGTTGGTGCTTCTCGTGTTCGAGATTTATTTAAACAAGCTAAAGAAAAATCACCTTCAATCATATTTATTGATGAAATTGATGCTATTGGACGAGCTAGAGGCAAAAACGCCATGTCTGGGAGTAATGATGAACGTGAAAACACATTAAATCAATTACTAACAGAAATGGATGGTTTTGGTACAAATACCAATGTTATTGTACTTGCAGCAACCAATAGAGCCGATATTTTAGATACTGCTTTAATGCGTGCTGGTCGTTTTGACAGACAAATTTATGTCGATTTACCAGATGTTCGCGAGCGTAAAGAAATTTTTGAAGTGCATTTAAGACCACTTAAAAAAGATGATAATTTAGACCTAGATTTCTTATCTAAACAAACTCCAGGGTTCTCTGGTGCAGATATAGCAAATGTTTGTAATGAAGCTGCTTTAATAGCTGCTAGAAATGGTAAAAAATCAGTTGACAAACAAGATTTTTTAGACGCCGTAGATAGAATTATTGGTGGTTTAGAAAAGAAAAATAAAATTATTACACCAAGTGAAAAAAGAGCTGTGGCATTTCATGAAGCTGGACATGCTGTTGTAAGTTGGATGTTAGAGCATGCTGCTCCTTTGGTTAAAGTAACTATTGTTCCGCGTGGTCGTTCATTAGGTGCTGCGTGGTATTTACCAGAAGAACGCTTAATTGTTCACCCAGAACAAATGCTGGATGAAATGTGCGCTGCTTTAGGTGGTCGCGCTGCAGAAAAAGTTATTTTCAATAAAATATCTACAGGAGCATTAAGTGATTTAGAGAAAGTAACCAAGCAGGCAAGAGCTATGGTTACCATTTACGGACTAAGCGAAAAAATTGGTAACTTAACTTACTACGACTCATCTGGGCAAAATGAATATGGTTTTACAAAACCGTATAGCGAACAAACAGCCGAATTAATTGATAAGGAGATTTCTGATATTATTGAAAAACAATATCAAAGAGCTATTGAATTACTTGAAAATAATAGAGATAAACTTACTGAACTTGCTGAAGTTCTTCTTGAAAAAGAGGTTATTTTTAAAGACAACTTAGAGAAAATATTTGGAAAACGAGCTTTTGAAAAAGAAGACGTTGAAAAATAA
- the rsfS gene encoding ribosome silencing factor, whose translation MAKENISADQLISVIVSGIEDVKGKEINILDLREIENTVCDYFIICEGTSNTQVNAIVNSVQKKVSKELKDHPWHIEGMDNAEWVLMDYVNVVVHVFQKQIRQYYDIESLWGDAKTTVIQTSY comes from the coding sequence ATGGCGAAAGAAAATATAAGTGCAGACCAATTAATATCAGTTATAGTTAGTGGCATTGAAGACGTTAAAGGAAAAGAAATAAATATTCTTGATTTAAGAGAAATCGAAAATACTGTTTGCGATTATTTTATAATTTGCGAAGGAACTTCTAATACGCAAGTTAACGCTATAGTTAATTCTGTTCAGAAAAAAGTAAGTAAAGAACTTAAAGATCATCCTTGGCACATTGAAGGTATGGATAATGCCGAATGGGTACTTATGGATTATGTGAATGTGGTGGTACATGTGTTTCAAAAACAAATAAGACAGTATTACGACATTGAAAGTCTTTGGGGTGATGCAAAAACAACAGTTATACAAACTAGTTACTAA
- the pyrE gene encoding orotate phosphoribosyltransferase: MIFNKDIARKTAEVLLQVNAIKLSPKEPFTWASGWKSPIYCDNRIVLSFPPIRNYIRETMAKQIEKHYGKPDVIAGVATGAIGIGMLVAEYMGLPFIYVRPDAKGHGRKNQIEGFIEHGQNVVVVEDLISTGGSSLNAVKALKEAHVNVKGMIAIFTYGFDVSVNNFKNENIELQTLSDYNSLLEQALKTSYISEKELKTLSDWNTRPSEWNAN; the protein is encoded by the coding sequence ATGATTTTTAATAAAGATATCGCTAGAAAAACTGCTGAAGTTTTATTACAAGTTAATGCTATAAAACTTAGCCCTAAGGAGCCTTTTACTTGGGCTTCTGGATGGAAATCGCCCATTTATTGCGATAATCGTATTGTTTTATCATTTCCACCTATACGAAATTACATTCGTGAAACCATGGCTAAACAAATTGAAAAACATTATGGCAAACCTGATGTTATAGCAGGCGTAGCCACTGGAGCTATTGGGATTGGTATGTTAGTGGCCGAATATATGGGATTACCTTTTATTTATGTGAGACCCGACGCTAAAGGACATGGACGTAAAAATCAAATTGAAGGATTTATCGAACATGGACAAAATGTAGTGGTTGTTGAAGATTTAATAAGTACGGGAGGTAGCAGTTTAAACGCTGTAAAAGCATTAAAAGAAGCTCACGTAAATGTAAAAGGCATGATTGCTATTTTTACTTATGGTTTTGACGTATCGGTTAACAATTTTAAAAATGAAAATATTGAACTACAAACCTTAAGCGATTATAATAGCTTACTTGAGCAAGCACTTAAAACAAGTTATATTTCTGAAAAAGAATTAAAAACTTTATCAGATTGGAATACCCGTCCCAGTGAATGGAATGCCAATTGA
- a CDS encoding biotin--[acetyl-CoA-carboxylase] ligase, with translation MHIIKLNATDSTNSYLKRLFVNEDVPDYTAVVTKLQTDGRGQMGTVWDAEASKNLTFSVYKDISGYDLENPFYISMVTSLALIKTLRFFSITKLSVKWPNDILAENKKICGILIENVVKQNKFTSSIIGIGLNLNQVEFNNLPKASSLKMITGRIFDLDEVANVIINNLKYYFNILKKGQTDVLKTKYESFLFRKNKPSTFKSDEGLVFSGFIKGVSNSGNLQILLEDEIVKEFDLKTITLLY, from the coding sequence ATGCATATAATCAAACTTAATGCCACCGATTCCACAAATAGTTATTTAAAAAGACTTTTTGTAAATGAAGACGTTCCCGATTACACCGCCGTGGTTACTAAGTTGCAAACAGACGGAAGAGGGCAAATGGGCACTGTTTGGGATGCTGAGGCGTCTAAAAACCTTACATTCAGTGTGTATAAGGATATTTCAGGGTATGATTTAGAGAATCCGTTTTATATAAGTATGGTAACTTCTTTGGCTTTAATAAAGACCTTAAGATTTTTTTCTATTACTAAATTAAGTGTAAAATGGCCTAACGACATTTTGGCAGAAAACAAGAAAATTTGTGGTATTTTAATAGAAAACGTGGTTAAACAAAATAAATTTACGAGTTCTATTATTGGGATAGGGTTAAATTTGAATCAAGTTGAATTTAATAATTTGCCTAAAGCATCTTCCTTAAAAATGATTACTGGACGTATTTTTGATCTAGACGAAGTTGCTAATGTTATTATTAACAATTTAAAGTATTATTTTAATATTTTAAAGAAAGGACAAACGGATGTTTTGAAAACAAAATATGAATCATTTCTTTTTAGAAAAAATAAACCTTCAACATTTAAAAGTGACGAAGGTTTAGTGTTTTCTGGTTTTATAAAAGGGGTTTCCAACTCTGGAAATCTTCAAATATTGCTTGAAGATGAGATTGTAAAAGAATTTGATTTAAAAACGATTACTCTTTTGTATTAA
- a CDS encoding SRPBCC family protein encodes MKLESQRISVNKSPEDVFDFLADIKNFESLMPENISKFEVLSEDTFLFALKGMPEIILKKKEALPPNKIILGAAGGKLDFSLIANILKTNDASSEVQLEFSGDFNPMMAMMIKGPISKFIETLATSIPKSI; translated from the coding sequence ATGAAATTAGAATCACAACGAATAAGCGTTAACAAATCACCTGAAGATGTTTTTGATTTTTTAGCTGATATTAAAAATTTCGAATCGTTAATGCCTGAAAATATTAGCAAATTTGAAGTTTTAAGTGAAGATACTTTTTTATTTGCATTAAAAGGGATGCCTGAAATAATTTTAAAAAAGAAAGAAGCATTACCACCTAATAAAATAATTTTAGGTGCCGCTGGAGGAAAACTAGACTTTTCGCTTATTGCCAATATTCTAAAAACAAACGATGCTTCGAGCGAAGTACAACTAGAGTTTTCGGGCGACTTCAACCCAATGATGGCCATGATGATTAAAGGCCCCATTAGCAAATTTATAGAAACACTTGCTACAAGTATTCCTAAATCTATTTAA